One window from the genome of Leptospira wolffii serovar Khorat str. Khorat-H2 encodes:
- a CDS encoding Imm8 family immunity protein: MRADLKHLHFRDRDIESSIELNEDNVLEVDAYIGTSGEDASQIFSLTVCTPEYFAKRLEQESVVNGRGYLIMNAFNEDKLRSYIDRFCSKCWGDSWEEIERKLEFVGRSEFEDYQE, encoded by the coding sequence ATGAGAGCCGATTTGAAACATCTTCACTTTCGGGATAGAGATATTGAATCTTCTATTGAATTAAATGAGGACAATGTGCTAGAGGTCGATGCATACATTGGTACTTCGGGAGAGGATGCGTCTCAAATATTTTCCTTAACCGTTTGTACTCCTGAATATTTTGCTAAGAGGTTGGAGCAAGAATCCGTTGTGAATGGTCGAGGTTACTTGATTATGAACGCATTTAATGAAGATAAATTAAGATCCTATATTGATCGGTTTTGTTCAAAGTGTTGGGGTGACTCATGGGAAGAGATAGAGCGAAAGTTAGAATTCGTTGGTAGGTCAGAATTTGAAGATTATCAAGAATAA
- a CDS encoding LamG domain-containing protein gives MFLRRIYLIALFLGFYNCGAYLLTDRLLFSEESKQPQGIAKILLATMNVGLIHYWPLDGDANDRVGSLHLSPSGTTGPTITSDHNGLPGGAFHYDGINAGHDSGAAGEPILTGTASFTLSAWVRGKFPQTGSGSTGIFLGQGDGLGLQFYALTSVCTNRIRAYSTTGGSGSIDVSSPCFMYFDDVWYHVTLTWDLPTNTASLYVNNDLVVSTVFNPNQVPWSSGSPFTLGYGTIAGYFHNGDIDEVRVYDRVVPPFFFYF, from the coding sequence ATGTTCCTCCGTCGCATCTATCTGATCGCTCTCTTTTTAGGATTCTATAATTGCGGCGCCTATCTACTTACCGATCGCCTGTTATTTTCCGAAGAAAGCAAACAACCCCAAGGTATCGCAAAGATTCTTTTAGCAACCATGAACGTGGGTCTGATCCATTACTGGCCTTTGGACGGGGATGCGAACGATAGAGTGGGATCTTTGCATCTTTCACCTTCGGGCACGACAGGTCCCACGATCACATCGGATCATAACGGACTTCCCGGAGGAGCTTTCCATTACGACGGAATAAACGCGGGCCATGATTCGGGAGCGGCAGGAGAGCCCATATTGACCGGGACCGCCTCCTTTACGTTAAGCGCCTGGGTACGGGGAAAATTCCCACAGACAGGAAGCGGAAGCACCGGGATTTTTTTAGGACAAGGAGACGGATTGGGACTCCAATTTTACGCTCTCACTTCCGTTTGTACCAATCGGATTCGAGCCTATTCCACGACCGGAGGTTCAGGTTCGATTGATGTGTCTAGTCCCTGCTTTATGTACTTCGACGATGTTTGGTACCATGTGACACTCACCTGGGATCTTCCTACAAACACCGCAAGTCTCTATGTGAATAACGATCTAGTCGTCAGCACTGTGTTCAATCCGAACCAAGTCCCCTGGAGTTCCGGTTCCCCGTTTACCTTAGGGTATGGCACTATTGCCGGATACTTTCACAACGGAGACATTGACGAAGTCCGGGTGTATGATAGAGTCGTTCCTCCTTTCTTCTTTTACTTTTGA
- a CDS encoding alpha/beta hydrolase encodes MSYEIPLVQVGPVQTAWIKGDPNGPYVIFLHGYGANAYDLLPLYSYMDVPEGTNFLFPQGVLEVPIMPGYNGRAWFPIDMEALQRAMVAGGYRDFSDRYPNGLGEAREKVEEMIASLGVPMDRIVLGGFSQGSMLATDLALRAEQKPKGLVILSGSLIDEKSWSQLAAKTPGYRFFQSHGRMDPVLGYPAAKKLETLLLDAGWVGELLAFPGGHEIPEVVLLGMNRYLRELFE; translated from the coding sequence ATGTCTTACGAAATTCCCTTGGTCCAGGTCGGTCCGGTCCAAACTGCTTGGATCAAAGGAGATCCGAACGGGCCTTATGTAATCTTCCTACACGGTTATGGTGCGAATGCTTACGATCTTCTTCCCCTGTATTCTTATATGGATGTTCCGGAAGGGACCAATTTTCTATTTCCCCAAGGGGTCCTGGAAGTTCCCATCATGCCCGGTTATAACGGAAGGGCCTGGTTTCCCATAGATATGGAAGCCTTGCAAAGAGCCATGGTGGCCGGAGGTTACCGGGACTTTTCCGATCGCTATCCGAACGGACTTGGAGAGGCGAGGGAGAAGGTGGAGGAGATGATCGCATCCTTGGGTGTTCCCATGGACAGGATCGTTCTAGGAGGTTTTTCCCAAGGATCCATGCTCGCAACCGATTTGGCTCTTCGGGCGGAACAAAAGCCTAAGGGGCTTGTCATTCTTTCCGGAAGTCTCATCGACGAAAAGTCCTGGTCCCAATTGGCTGCTAAGACTCCCGGCTATCGCTTTTTCCAAAGTCATGGTAGAATGGATCCTGTTCTCGGTTATCCCGCCGCCAAGAAGTTGGAAACATTGCTTTTGGATGCTGGATGGGTAGGGGAATTACTCGCATTTCCGGGTGGACATGAAATCCCCGAAGTAGTATTACTCGGTATGAATCGCTATCTCAGAGAACTGTTCGAATGA